The Pseudomonas baetica genome includes a region encoding these proteins:
- the serB gene encoding phosphoserine phosphatase SerB, whose amino-acid sequence MREIVLINITGVDRPGLTAAITGVLAQGGVNILDIGQAVIHDTLSFGILVEIPDSEQGKSVLKDILFKGYELDQQVRFTPVSEEDYQQWVGNQGKKRHIVTLLTRKVTAGQLQSVSSITAKYGLNIDHIDRLSGRMPLDTPADKGKGCIEFSVRGEAADPQALRAEFLAVAQELNVDIAFQEDSLFRRNRRLAVFDMDSTLIEAEVIDELAKAAGVGEQVSAITERAMAGELDFRASFKERLALLKGLDVSVLDSIGASLRLTEGAETLFAELKRLGYKTAILSGGFTYFAKQLQARLGIDYVFANELEVVDGKCTGVAIEPIVDAQRKADLLKELAHKEGLRLEQTIAVGDGANDLPMLAIAGLGVAFRAKPLVKQSAKQAISTLGLDGVLYLLGFRDRDGQL is encoded by the coding sequence TTGCGCGAAATCGTCCTGATTAACATCACGGGTGTCGACCGTCCGGGTCTGACGGCAGCCATTACCGGCGTTCTGGCACAAGGTGGTGTGAACATTCTCGACATCGGGCAAGCGGTGATCCACGACACCCTGTCGTTCGGCATCCTGGTGGAAATTCCCGACTCCGAGCAAGGCAAGTCCGTGCTCAAGGACATCCTGTTCAAGGGCTACGAGCTCGATCAGCAGGTGCGCTTTACCCCGGTGTCCGAAGAGGATTACCAGCAGTGGGTGGGCAATCAGGGCAAAAAACGTCATATCGTCACCCTGCTGACCCGCAAAGTAACGGCCGGCCAGTTGCAGTCGGTCAGTTCGATCACCGCCAAATACGGCCTGAACATCGACCATATCGACCGTCTGTCGGGTCGCATGCCGTTGGACACGCCAGCGGACAAGGGCAAGGGCTGCATCGAGTTCTCCGTGCGTGGCGAAGCGGCTGATCCGCAAGCGCTGCGTGCCGAATTCCTCGCCGTTGCCCAAGAACTGAATGTCGACATCGCCTTCCAGGAAGATTCGCTGTTCCGGCGCAACCGTCGTCTGGCGGTGTTCGACATGGACTCGACGCTAATCGAGGCTGAAGTCATCGATGAACTGGCCAAGGCTGCCGGCGTTGGTGAGCAGGTTTCGGCGATCACCGAACGGGCGATGGCTGGCGAACTGGATTTCCGGGCCTCTTTCAAGGAACGTCTGGCGCTGCTTAAAGGCCTGGACGTCAGCGTGCTTGATTCCATCGGCGCGTCGCTGCGTTTGACCGAAGGTGCTGAAACCCTGTTCGCTGAACTCAAGCGTCTGGGCTACAAGACCGCGATCCTGTCCGGCGGCTTCACTTATTTCGCCAAGCAGTTGCAAGCCAGGCTAGGCATTGATTACGTGTTCGCCAACGAGCTGGAAGTGGTCGACGGCAAGTGCACTGGCGTTGCGATCGAGCCGATTGTCGATGCGCAGCGCAAGGCTGATCTGTTGAAAGAGCTGGCGCACAAGGAAGGTTTGCGTCTGGAGCAGACCATTGCGGTGGGCGACGGTGCGAATGATTTGCCGATGCTGGCGATTGCCGGGCTGGGCGTGGCGTTCCGCGCCAAGCCGCTGGTCAAACAGTCGGCGAAGCAGGCGATTTCCACGTTGGGTCTGGATGGCGTGCTGTATCTGCTGGGTTTCCGTGATCGTGATGGACAGCTCTGA
- a CDS encoding AhpA/YtjB family protein, with product MNRPTPVKTDNFFLLIFRALRHRRVPIALRIASHNVILVALALVIYAGVMGLQFKQAMHEQADALGESLTTQTATSATELLVSNDILSLNVLLNNLTKNKLVAHAAIYSVDNRILAESGQRPKHSLLGEAEGMYESKITFQDVTAGQLRISLDMDQFQQPMTISLQSMGILSAILLALSLALSLRMGRYLSTPLLQLRVWLRRIDEHTPGIERQDEIGDLARQLHANYAPEPAPEPEPEFEDEEDEPEFEVRNLRDPSFDETRPMAAQKPAPRHLVSTVEDDDDDDAFADLRDESLSETAQPVVRRATPSVPQHTAVLAVQLGSQEQLRRLPRARLEELQERYRDCLDQAASLYQGEIETLNDGSTLMLFHTEDCGDDYLTNAICCGELLRALGHQLQIEVADSGITLQLQLGLTLGDELFGLSQIDLLLTDSAQDALALSQHSRNLLLVERKISDDALIRQRARIRPIASPEGACCVERLMEPYPSMLERQLARMHERRA from the coding sequence GTGAACCGGCCCACGCCAGTTAAAACCGATAACTTCTTCCTGCTGATCTTCCGTGCACTGCGCCACCGCCGTGTACCGATTGCATTGCGCATTGCCAGCCATAACGTGATCCTGGTCGCTCTGGCCCTGGTGATCTATGCCGGCGTGATGGGCTTGCAATTCAAGCAGGCCATGCACGAGCAGGCCGATGCGCTGGGCGAAAGCCTGACCACGCAGACCGCCACGTCCGCCACGGAACTGTTGGTGTCCAACGACATCCTCAGCCTCAACGTGCTGCTCAACAACCTGACCAAGAACAAACTGGTGGCCCACGCGGCGATCTATAGCGTGGATAACCGCATCCTCGCCGAATCCGGTCAGCGCCCCAAGCACAGCCTGTTGGGCGAGGCCGAGGGCATGTACGAGAGCAAGATCACATTCCAGGACGTGACTGCCGGACAACTGCGCATCAGTCTGGACATGGATCAGTTCCAGCAGCCGATGACCATCAGCCTGCAGAGCATGGGCATTTTGAGTGCGATTCTGTTGGCGCTGTCGCTGGCCTTGAGCCTGCGCATGGGCCGTTACCTGTCGACGCCGCTGCTGCAATTGCGTGTCTGGCTGCGCCGGATTGACGAGCACACACCGGGCATTGAGCGTCAGGATGAAATCGGCGATCTGGCCCGTCAGCTGCACGCCAATTACGCGCCTGAACCTGCGCCTGAACCGGAACCCGAGTTCGAAGACGAGGAAGACGAGCCCGAATTCGAAGTGCGCAACCTGCGTGATCCGAGCTTTGACGAAACCCGCCCAATGGCCGCGCAGAAGCCTGCACCACGCCACCTGGTCAGCACCGTCGAAGACGATGACGACGATGACGCGTTCGCCGATCTGCGCGACGAGTCGCTGAGTGAAACCGCGCAACCGGTGGTTCGCCGAGCCACACCAAGCGTGCCGCAACACACGGCCGTGCTAGCGGTACAGCTGGGTTCGCAGGAGCAACTGCGCCGTCTGCCACGTGCGCGTCTGGAGGAGTTGCAGGAACGCTATCGCGATTGCCTGGATCAGGCCGCTTCGCTGTATCAGGGCGAAATTGAAACCCTGAACGATGGCAGCACGCTGATGCTGTTCCACACCGAAGACTGCGGCGACGACTACCTGACCAACGCGATCTGCTGCGGCGAGCTGCTGCGGGCGCTGGGCCATCAGTTGCAGATTGAAGTCGCCGACAGCGGCATCACCCTGCAATTGCAGCTGGGCCTGACCCTTGGCGATGAGTTGTTCGGCCTGAGCCAGATTGATCTGCTGCTGACCGATTCGGCTCAGGATGCCTTGGCCTTGTCGCAGCACAGCCGCAATCTGCTGCTGGTCGAGCGCAAGATCAGCGATGACGCGCTGATCCGTCAGCGTGCGCGGATCAGGCCGATTGCCAGCCCTGAAGGCGCGTGCTGCGTGGAGCGGTTGATGGAGCCTTATCCATCGATGCTGGAGCGGCAACTGGCGCGGATGCATGAGCGTCGGGCGTAA
- a CDS encoding PqiC family protein, protein MTALRPLIFLLAGVLGLAGCSVHQPVSLYQLDSGSPVQPAQSAGMAVLLGPVVLADYLQRETLLQRQPDGSLQAATDGRWAGSLSSDIDQLLMRQVAGHLDSQRVVLSPATGGFTPDVQVLLTITRLDSGEKQPAILDAQWRLIDRRGRVRDNRIVHLQELHAGSTASQVKAQGILLQRLAEQLSVALKPLANQPPVAEAPRKAAPKPAAPAVEAEKQPKIPMASPIRTDMEVFRF, encoded by the coding sequence ATGACTGCTCTGCGCCCCCTTATTTTCCTGCTCGCCGGCGTTTTGGGCCTGGCGGGTTGCAGCGTTCACCAGCCGGTGTCGCTGTATCAGCTGGACAGCGGAAGTCCGGTTCAGCCTGCGCAAAGCGCGGGCATGGCGGTTTTGTTGGGTCCGGTTGTGTTGGCCGATTACCTGCAACGTGAAACCTTGCTGCAACGTCAACCCGACGGTAGCCTGCAAGCGGCGACCGATGGTCGTTGGGCGGGCAGCCTTTCGTCGGATATCGATCAGTTGCTGATGCGTCAGGTCGCCGGTCATCTCGACAGCCAACGTGTCGTGCTGTCGCCAGCCACAGGCGGGTTTACCCCGGATGTGCAGGTATTACTGACCATCACGCGTCTGGACTCTGGCGAAAAACAGCCGGCGATTCTTGATGCGCAATGGCGCTTGATCGACCGTCGTGGTCGGGTGCGCGATAACCGCATCGTGCATCTGCAGGAGCTGCATGCCGGTAGTACGGCTTCGCAGGTTAAAGCACAGGGGATTTTGTTGCAGCGTCTGGCCGAGCAGCTGTCGGTAGCGCTCAAGCCGTTGGCCAATCAGCCTCCGGTCGCCGAAGCGCCGCGTAAAGCGGCACCGAAGCCGGCAGCGCCGGCGGTGGAAGCCGAGAAGCAGCCGAAGATCCCGATGGCCTCACCGATTCGCACGGATATGGAAGTGTTCCGCTTCTGA